Proteins encoded within one genomic window of Acidobacteriota bacterium:
- a CDS encoding thiolase family protein codes for MRKVGIVGAGITECRGRWVEATYWELFQMAVRRTLDDAKMKTEEIDSVVYGIYNDIFEHQAIPESALTGLIGMANKPGTRVTSGGATGFYAMRTAYMEVASGVSETVLCVGGEKATDCFDPRSQTATPMVIDTIAKSWDPFFEYPLGATASDSYMQMCMGYNDSFPGDIGDSRVRAQIVERLCRQGNRNPYAQRRDETVTAEQVMASRWIIAPFLRLLETCMYTEGAGGIIFASEKKTREICERTGQPPIWVKGVGAANESYATGRGSYYKPLDRIVSDRLAAERAYAMAGVTPADIQIVELHDAFVAQLMITMGEMGFVPIGKTRRLIDDGVMADIRQLGDDKRPPKGQVLINPSGGLIFGGHFVGGSNMFSMWSLRREMITRQMELGMIHGTGAINAVFGGAMVVELDKGGVK; via the coding sequence ATGCGCAAGGTTGGAATTGTGGGCGCGGGCATCACCGAATGCCGGGGCCGCTGGGTCGAGGCCACCTACTGGGAACTCTTCCAGATGGCGGTGCGACGCACGCTCGACGACGCCAAGATGAAGACCGAGGAAATCGACTCGGTCGTGTACGGCATCTACAACGACATCTTCGAGCACCAGGCCATTCCCGAGAGCGCTCTCACGGGCCTGATCGGGATGGCGAACAAACCGGGCACCCGCGTGACGAGCGGAGGCGCGACGGGCTTCTACGCGATGCGCACCGCGTACATGGAAGTCGCGAGCGGGGTCTCGGAGACAGTGCTGTGCGTCGGTGGCGAAAAGGCCACGGACTGTTTCGATCCTCGATCGCAGACCGCGACGCCGATGGTCATCGACACGATCGCGAAGTCCTGGGATCCGTTCTTTGAGTACCCGCTTGGCGCGACGGCCAGCGACTCGTACATGCAGATGTGCATGGGGTACAACGACAGCTTCCCCGGCGACATCGGCGACTCGCGCGTGCGCGCGCAGATCGTCGAGCGGCTGTGCCGGCAGGGAAACCGCAATCCCTACGCCCAGCGCCGCGACGAGACGGTGACCGCCGAGCAGGTGATGGCCTCGCGCTGGATTATCGCCCCGTTCCTCCGCCTCCTCGAGACGTGCATGTACACCGAGGGTGCGGGCGGGATCATCTTCGCCTCGGAGAAGAAGACCCGCGAGATCTGCGAGCGCACAGGACAGCCGCCGATCTGGGTCAAGGGCGTGGGTGCGGCGAACGAATCCTACGCGACCGGACGTGGCAGCTACTACAAGCCTCTCGACCGCATCGTGTCCGACCGGCTCGCCGCCGAGCGCGCGTATGCGATGGCGGGCGTGACGCCTGCCGACATCCAGATCGTCGAGCTCCACGACGCGTTCGTGGCGCAGTTGATGATCACGATGGGCGAGATGGGGTTCGTCCCGATCGGGAAGACGCGCCGGCTCATCGACGACGGGGTCATGGCCGACATCCGCCAGCTCGGCGACGACAAGCGTCCACCGAAGGGACAGGTGCTGATCAATCCTTCGGGAGGCCTGATCTTCGGGGGACACTTCGTGGGAGGCTCGAACATGTTCTCCATGTGGTCTCTGCGACGCGAGATGATCACCAGACAAATGGAACTGGGCATGATCCACGGCACCGGCGCGATCAATGCGGTGTTCGGCGGCGCGATGGTGGTCGAGCTCGACAAGGGAGGTGTGAAGTGA
- a CDS encoding zinc ribbon domain-containing protein: MSKQPVPALPLDFNLPKQTSELTGKDQQTYLQFTTHMVTFYKQTYGELSRFFLALRAGKLLGSQCPTCGQVMVPAATWHCPACNFVEMKEVYLPHRGMLAATAPITIFPSASFIGDAPFCRGYVDIARNAPAASFLPCRLQTTTGLPRPGIFVKGIEVKLVFEDDRVGSIRDIFCVPASELTAEQLAKEPLFASELSFESPKMPDVKRDPALTTARNTAVAAMRKLAGGIERSPRAQKDLGDRTHAIGVKTGGGDFGLYVARQRIRIEDTLPKTADFVMVADDPQVFIRWVEDGSLTDAAVEGSLWLPNRAAFGVLPVLDRLPRSVRRDAR, translated from the coding sequence GTGAGCAAGCAACCGGTGCCGGCTCTGCCGCTGGACTTCAATCTGCCCAAGCAGACGTCGGAGCTCACGGGGAAGGACCAGCAGACGTACCTGCAGTTCACCACTCACATGGTGACGTTCTACAAGCAGACGTATGGAGAACTTTCGCGCTTTTTCCTCGCGCTGCGCGCAGGGAAGCTGCTCGGCAGCCAGTGTCCGACGTGCGGCCAGGTGATGGTGCCCGCGGCGACCTGGCATTGCCCCGCGTGCAACTTCGTCGAGATGAAGGAAGTGTATCTCCCCCATCGAGGCATGCTGGCGGCGACCGCGCCAATCACCATCTTCCCGTCCGCGTCGTTTATCGGCGATGCCCCCTTCTGTCGCGGTTACGTGGACATCGCGCGGAATGCGCCGGCCGCGTCGTTCCTGCCGTGCCGGCTGCAGACGACCACGGGGCTCCCGCGGCCAGGGATCTTCGTGAAAGGCATCGAGGTCAAACTGGTCTTCGAAGACGATCGCGTGGGATCGATTCGGGACATCTTCTGCGTGCCGGCTTCCGAGCTGACCGCGGAGCAGCTCGCGAAGGAGCCGCTCTTCGCCTCGGAGCTCAGCTTCGAATCCCCGAAGATGCCCGACGTGAAGCGCGACCCGGCGCTGACGACAGCGCGCAACACCGCCGTCGCCGCCATGCGGAAATTGGCGGGCGGCATCGAACGCAGCCCGCGCGCCCAGAAGGACCTCGGCGATCGGACGCACGCGATCGGCGTCAAGACGGGCGGCGGCGATTTCGGTCTGTACGTGGCCAGGCAGCGTATCCGCATCGAGGACACGCTGCCGAAGACAGCGGACTTCGTCATGGTGGCCGACGATCCGCAGGTGTTCATTCGCTGGGTGGAAGATGGATCGTTGACCGACGCGGCCGTCGAGGGGTCGCTCTGGCTCCCGAACCGTGCGGCCTTTGGAGTGCTGCCTGTCCTCGATCGGCTCCCGCGTTCGGTGCGCCGCGACGCGCGCTGA
- a CDS encoding hydroxymethylglutaryl-CoA lyase, translating into MRLPAQVTVVDVAPRDGLQNERARTTTAQKVTLVNLLSEAGVPVIEAGAFVSLKWVPQMADTAGVMALIERRPGTRYPVLVPNLRGLERALAAGSRDIAVLAASSETFSRRNINQSIEESFVTIAAVCGRANQAGVSVRGYLSTCFGCPYEGEVSPERVGELARDLFALGVSEVAISDTIGVAHPGQVWQVLDAVAKHASLSTIALHFHDTRGTALANVLAGLQADVTTYYASCGGLGGCPYAPGASGNLATEDLVYMLNGLGIDTGIDLDRLLAASTFASTRIDHPLPSRYFQASRAVRR; encoded by the coding sequence ATGAGACTGCCCGCACAGGTCACCGTCGTCGACGTCGCGCCCCGAGACGGTCTGCAGAACGAGCGCGCGCGAACAACGACGGCGCAGAAGGTCACCCTCGTCAATCTGCTCAGCGAGGCGGGGGTTCCCGTCATCGAGGCCGGGGCCTTTGTCAGCTTGAAATGGGTGCCCCAGATGGCTGACACGGCCGGGGTCATGGCGCTGATCGAGCGCCGGCCCGGCACGCGCTATCCCGTGCTCGTCCCGAACCTGCGAGGGCTCGAGCGGGCGCTGGCCGCCGGCTCGCGCGACATTGCCGTCCTGGCGGCTTCGTCAGAAACGTTCAGCCGCCGCAATATCAACCAGTCGATTGAGGAGTCGTTCGTCACGATCGCGGCCGTGTGCGGGCGGGCCAACCAGGCAGGTGTCAGCGTCCGCGGCTACCTGTCCACGTGCTTCGGCTGTCCCTACGAAGGGGAGGTGTCCCCGGAACGCGTGGGTGAACTGGCCAGGGACCTGTTCGCACTCGGCGTCTCCGAGGTCGCCATCAGTGACACGATTGGCGTCGCCCATCCCGGGCAGGTCTGGCAGGTGCTCGACGCGGTGGCGAAGCACGCCTCGCTCTCGACGATCGCGCTGCATTTCCATGACACGCGGGGCACCGCGCTCGCCAACGTCCTCGCCGGTCTCCAGGCGGATGTGACGACCTACTACGCCTCGTGCGGTGGCCTGGGCGGCTGTCCCTACGCTCCCGGCGCGTCGGGCAATCTGGCCACCGAGGACCTGGTCTACATGCTCAACGGACTCGGAATCGACACCGGCATCGATCTGGACCGATTGCTCGCGGCATCGACGTTTGCGTCAACCCGGATCGATCATCCACTGCCCTCGCGCTACTTCCAGGCCTCGCGCGCCGTCCGCCGGTAG
- a CDS encoding M28 family peptidase, with product MTTQRQIPRKTSAWIVLAATALAGAVTMSGQAPPDRCLVPPVIRDAILNEYSGEQALLHVQMLSANRHRTPEEYAGPYFESDYISREATRFGLSDVQVEYFPAGDEWDAEEADLWLVQPVLKKMASINQVPTALAKGSLSGDVEAEVVYVGAGREADYTGKDVAGKIVFGDTGVRQVFDVAVTQKSAAGALGTGSAGVSANSAGYTLDQLGWTSITPRTDKGGFGWVLSLRQVMELQSYIERGQRVVVRSHVKTKRYPSKMNVVSASIPGADPKGGDLMIVAHAFETIATPGANDNCSGVGTTLEIARTLARLIRDRVLPRPKRTIHFLWVPEISGTRAYMFKHPELADTLIAAMNYDMPGSDLKKTDTYLRMKMTPDSVPSYLNDLIANLLQFVDQTEIRTQTGNNGPFNYRLVPFIAASDHAVFLGAGIPAMQFNHWPDNFYHSSADTVGMTDPTETKRIGFVGAASFYYLAMAGVPEAKALAWESAAYGEKWISEVARQSIRLMTGDGAKLPDQYAAAANKVTWAANRSKGGVESTMTLGADAGLQSVVKTLVAGLDTARALQATKLEAVFRTQAAAFGIKPVMPTPGPRALELSTLIPKKKFRPFSEDIRKLTDRPAGGRGGRGEAAGGGRTGERAAGLPSLAQSEVSGFIDGTRSILDIYNAVRAEYGQVTTSNNDFKFAWAVSPQYPDIDLELVAAAVKTLETSGQVEIVKAPPVVTRKK from the coding sequence ATGACTACTCAGAGACAGATTCCGCGCAAGACGTCAGCTTGGATCGTGCTCGCCGCGACCGCCCTGGCTGGCGCAGTCACGATGTCTGGACAGGCGCCGCCCGATCGGTGCCTCGTGCCGCCGGTCATCCGCGATGCCATCCTCAACGAGTACTCGGGAGAGCAGGCGCTGTTGCACGTGCAGATGCTCTCGGCGAACCGCCATCGCACGCCCGAAGAATATGCGGGCCCGTACTTCGAGTCCGATTACATCAGCCGTGAGGCGACCCGGTTCGGCCTGTCCGACGTTCAGGTTGAGTACTTTCCGGCCGGTGACGAGTGGGATGCCGAGGAAGCCGACCTGTGGCTCGTGCAGCCGGTGCTCAAGAAGATGGCGAGCATCAACCAGGTGCCCACGGCGCTGGCCAAGGGCAGTCTGAGCGGAGACGTCGAGGCCGAAGTCGTGTATGTCGGTGCGGGCCGTGAGGCGGACTACACCGGCAAGGACGTCGCGGGCAAGATCGTCTTCGGGGACACTGGCGTCAGGCAGGTGTTCGACGTCGCGGTGACGCAGAAGAGCGCGGCTGGCGCGCTCGGCACGGGCAGCGCCGGCGTGAGCGCCAACTCCGCCGGTTACACGCTCGACCAGTTGGGGTGGACATCGATCACGCCGAGGACGGACAAGGGGGGATTCGGCTGGGTGCTGTCGCTGCGGCAGGTCATGGAACTGCAGTCCTACATTGAGCGCGGGCAGCGAGTCGTCGTGCGATCGCACGTGAAGACGAAGCGGTACCCCTCGAAGATGAACGTCGTGTCGGCCTCGATTCCAGGCGCCGATCCCAAGGGGGGCGATCTGATGATTGTCGCCCATGCCTTCGAGACCATCGCCACGCCCGGCGCCAACGACAACTGTTCCGGTGTGGGCACGACGCTGGAGATCGCGCGGACGCTTGCGCGGCTGATTCGCGACCGTGTGCTGCCGAGGCCGAAACGAACGATCCACTTCCTCTGGGTCCCCGAGATCTCGGGCACCAGGGCGTACATGTTCAAGCACCCGGAGTTGGCCGACACGCTCATCGCGGCGATGAACTACGACATGCCGGGGTCGGATCTGAAGAAGACGGATACCTACCTGCGCATGAAGATGACGCCGGATTCAGTGCCGTCGTATCTGAATGACCTCATCGCCAACCTGCTGCAGTTCGTCGATCAGACCGAGATCCGCACACAGACCGGCAACAACGGGCCGTTCAACTACCGGCTCGTGCCGTTTATTGCCGCCAGCGACCATGCGGTGTTTCTGGGCGCCGGCATTCCCGCGATGCAGTTCAATCACTGGCCCGACAACTTCTATCATTCGAGCGCGGACACGGTCGGGATGACCGATCCGACCGAAACCAAGCGCATCGGATTTGTGGGGGCGGCGTCGTTCTATTACCTGGCCATGGCCGGGGTGCCGGAGGCCAAGGCGCTGGCGTGGGAATCGGCGGCGTACGGTGAGAAGTGGATCTCGGAGGTGGCGAGGCAGAGTATTCGCCTGATGACAGGGGACGGGGCGAAGTTGCCCGACCAGTACGCCGCCGCGGCCAACAAGGTGACGTGGGCGGCGAACCGCAGCAAGGGCGGCGTGGAATCGACGATGACGCTCGGCGCTGACGCCGGCCTTCAGAGCGTCGTGAAGACGCTCGTGGCAGGGCTTGACACGGCGCGCGCGCTGCAAGCCACCAAGCTGGAAGCGGTGTTCAGAACGCAGGCGGCGGCCTTCGGGATCAAGCCGGTGATGCCGACACCCGGTCCCAGGGCGCTCGAACTCTCGACGCTCATTCCGAAGAAGAAGTTCAGGCCGTTCTCCGAAGACATCCGCAAGTTGACGGATCGGCCGGCCGGCGGGCGGGGCGGACGCGGAGAGGCGGCTGGTGGCGGTCGGACGGGCGAGCGCGCCGCCGGACTGCCGTCGCTCGCGCAGTCGGAGGTGTCGGGTTTCATCGACGGCACGCGCAGCATCCTCGACATCTACAACGCCGTGCGCGCTGAGTACGGCCAGGTGACCACCAGCAACAACGACTTCAAGTTTGCATGGGCCGTGTCGCCTCAGTATCCGGACATCGATCTGGAGTTGGTGGCGGCGGCCGTGAAGACGCTCGAAACGAGCGGACAGGTTGAGATCGTAAAGGCGCCGCCCGTCGTGACAAGAAAGAAGTAA
- a CDS encoding OsmC family protein: protein MTISNSTAVWKGNLTDGAGTMKLGKGAYEGPFTWASRFATGAGTNPEELIGAAHAGCYSMFLSAILSKSGFPPAEIRTSASVHLGDGPAITLIELTTDARVPGCDEATFQRHAEQAKAGCPVSKALAAVTIKLTARLVA from the coding sequence ATGACGATCAGCAATTCGACGGCGGTCTGGAAGGGCAATCTCACCGATGGCGCTGGCACGATGAAGCTCGGGAAAGGCGCCTACGAAGGCCCCTTCACGTGGGCGTCCCGATTCGCCACCGGGGCGGGCACGAATCCAGAGGAGCTGATCGGTGCGGCCCACGCGGGCTGCTACTCCATGTTCCTCTCGGCCATCCTGTCGAAAAGCGGCTTCCCTCCGGCGGAAATCCGGACATCGGCGAGCGTGCACCTGGGTGATGGCCCGGCGATTACGCTCATCGAACTGACAACCGACGCGCGGGTGCCCGGATGTGACGAGGCCACGTTCCAGCGGCATGCCGAACAGGCCAAAGCCGGCTGTCCCGTGTCAAAGGCTCTGGCGGCGGTCACGATCAAGTTGACCGCGCGGCTGGTCGCGTAG
- a CDS encoding sugar kinase, whose protein sequence is MLTHPVRLLVIGDIAWDILVRPERELVWGSDVFGRVELLPGGAAANVAVWARRLGADVTLVGKVGDDTLGELMLRHLRAEGLSTEIPVVPGKPTMRIGIVIDPKGEHGFVTDHSNPMSFSPADLPPTLLDHTDCVFFNGYGIFTSRTTEFLRPLLAEARRRGIPTAFDPSSFTLIDGYGPQRLLAELGSLDLLLANREEARALCAGADLSRLSATARVVVVKQGADGASASTSTDTWRAAAAPAVVVDTTGAGDAFDAAYLVEYLSSGNVDASLEAGNTLGAHVASHVGAQPEPASRPATPPDTPIASVREPNRGAGWD, encoded by the coding sequence ATGCTCACCCACCCGGTGCGTCTGCTCGTCATCGGCGATATCGCGTGGGACATCCTTGTTCGCCCCGAGCGCGAGCTCGTCTGGGGATCGGACGTGTTCGGCCGCGTCGAATTGCTGCCGGGGGGCGCCGCCGCGAATGTCGCGGTCTGGGCGCGGCGGCTCGGCGCCGACGTCACGCTGGTCGGCAAGGTTGGCGATGACACCCTGGGCGAGCTGATGCTCAGGCATCTGCGCGCGGAGGGCCTCTCGACCGAGATCCCGGTCGTCCCAGGCAAGCCGACGATGCGCATCGGGATTGTGATCGATCCGAAAGGCGAGCACGGATTCGTCACCGACCATTCGAACCCGATGTCGTTCTCGCCCGCTGATCTTCCGCCGACGCTGCTCGATCACACGGACTGCGTGTTCTTCAACGGCTACGGGATCTTTACGTCACGGACCACGGAATTCCTGAGGCCGCTCCTCGCTGAGGCGCGCAGACGAGGTATCCCCACCGCATTCGATCCCTCGTCATTCACGCTGATTGACGGCTATGGACCGCAGCGGCTGCTGGCCGAACTCGGATCGCTCGACCTGCTGCTGGCCAACCGGGAGGAGGCTCGAGCGCTCTGCGCTGGCGCCGATCTGTCGCGTCTGAGCGCGACCGCCCGTGTCGTTGTCGTGAAACAGGGAGCCGATGGCGCGTCGGCGTCTACCTCCACCGACACATGGCGCGCCGCAGCCGCCCCCGCGGTGGTCGTCGATACGACCGGTGCAGGCGACGCGTTCGACGCCGCCTATCTGGTGGAGTACCTGTCGAGCGGGAACGTCGATGCGTCGCTCGAGGCGGGAAACACGCTCGGCGCCCACGTGGCCAGCCATGTCGGCGCCCAGCCGGAACCCGCATCGCGCCCGGCTACTCCGCCAGACACACCCATCGCCTCGGTACGAGAGCCCAACCGAGGTGCGGGTTGGGATTGA
- a CDS encoding type II toxin-antitoxin system VapC family toxin, whose protein sequence is MARLKYLLDTHAFLWAATDDDRLGTKAARAISTTPYEQLAIADVTLQEIGLLRHLRRISFDGSPATVLGNLLNYVTVLPITLDIAIVAPALELPHGDQFDRIITATAKVHRLPLVTKDANITDSSIVVTVW, encoded by the coding sequence ATGGCCCGCCTCAAGTACCTGCTCGATACGCACGCGTTTTTGTGGGCGGCCACCGACGATGACCGGTTGGGCACCAAGGCGGCCCGGGCCATCAGCACCACCCCGTACGAGCAGTTGGCCATTGCCGATGTCACGTTGCAGGAGATCGGGCTGCTGCGACACTTGCGGCGGATCTCGTTCGACGGATCACCGGCGACCGTCCTCGGCAACCTGCTCAACTACGTCACCGTGCTCCCGATCACGCTGGACATCGCCATAGTGGCACCGGCGCTGGAGCTGCCCCATGGCGACCAGTTCGACCGGATCATCACGGCGACCGCAAAGGTCCATCGATTGCCGCTCGTGACCAAGGACGCCAACATCACCGATTCGTCCATCGTTGTCACAGTCTGGTAG
- a CDS encoding FAD-binding and (Fe-S)-binding domain-containing protein: protein MRDARALAAQLRATIKGDVHFDPPSRALYATDASNYRQVPIGAIMPRDVDDIVSAVAVCRSAGAPILSRGAGTSLAGQCCNVAVVFDMSRYLDRILSVDPALRQARIQPGVVLDRLREQAETHHLTFAPDPATHRWCTVGGMIGNNSCGPHSVMAGKTDDNVDELDVVTYDGLRLKVGATSNDEIERIIGQGGRRGEIYSGLRALRDRYGDLVRARFPRIPRRVSGYNLDYLLPENGFHVARALVGTEGTCVTILEATVRLVPSPPARALLLLGFEDVCRAADAVPFVTRYGPIGLEGIDALLVEHTRKKKLNTKGLALLPPGGGWLYAEFGGETAAEAEAKAEALMEGFGSRPDAPAMRLFRDALESQHAWSVRESALGATSFVPGEGHNWEGWEDAAVPPERLGDYLRDFRKLMAAFGLHGALYGHFGQGCVHTRINFDLKSTEGIAAYRRFVEQAADLVVGYGGSLSGEHGDGQSRAELLPRMFGEELVQAFREFKAIWDPDNCMNPGKVVNPYRLDENLRMPQYRPPQVASRFAYPIEGSFSEAAVRCVGVGKCRKTDIGSMCPSYMVTRDEQHSTRGRAHLLFEMLQGDVVKDGFHSEAVREALDLCLSCKSCKSECPVGVDMAAYKAEFLSHYYEGRRRPLRAFAFGYIHRWAAMAEYLPWLANLFTQVPPFSTMVKWALDVAPERRLPAFAARSFRRSFSPASGRGDSRPRVLLWADTSNNYFHPEVARAAADVLEAVGYRVDIPRKRLCCGRPLYDHGLLDAARRQLADILESLRADIDAGVPIVGLEPSCVSVFRDELLRFFPDDALARKLSEQTFFLTEFLEKEGKTVPATLSGRAVVQAHCHHKASLRIDDEIAVLKKLGLDFTLLDAGCCGMAGAFGFERSHYDVSIQAGERGLLPAVRAASDDTYIVSNGFSCREQVTQATGRRVWHIAELLRKGLGR, encoded by the coding sequence ATGCGTGACGCACGCGCACTCGCGGCGCAGCTGCGCGCGACGATCAAGGGCGACGTCCACTTCGATCCCCCGAGCCGGGCGCTCTATGCCACCGACGCATCCAACTATCGACAGGTGCCGATCGGCGCAATCATGCCGCGCGACGTCGACGACATCGTCTCCGCCGTCGCGGTCTGCCGCAGTGCGGGCGCTCCGATTCTGTCGCGCGGTGCGGGCACCAGTCTCGCTGGCCAATGCTGCAACGTGGCCGTCGTCTTCGACATGTCCCGGTACCTCGACCGGATCCTGTCGGTGGATCCGGCGCTCCGGCAGGCGCGCATTCAGCCTGGCGTCGTGCTGGATCGGCTGCGCGAGCAGGCCGAGACACACCACCTGACGTTTGCCCCCGATCCCGCAACACATCGGTGGTGCACGGTCGGCGGGATGATCGGCAACAACTCGTGCGGGCCCCATTCGGTGATGGCCGGCAAGACGGATGACAACGTCGACGAACTGGATGTGGTGACGTACGACGGCCTGCGGCTGAAGGTCGGGGCCACCTCGAACGACGAGATCGAGCGCATCATCGGCCAGGGCGGAAGACGGGGCGAGATCTACAGCGGGCTTCGCGCCTTGCGCGACAGGTACGGCGATCTGGTCAGGGCCCGGTTTCCGCGAATCCCACGCCGCGTGTCCGGCTATAACCTCGACTACCTGCTGCCCGAGAACGGGTTTCATGTTGCGCGGGCGCTGGTCGGAACCGAGGGGACGTGCGTCACGATTCTCGAAGCGACGGTTCGTCTGGTGCCGAGTCCGCCGGCGCGGGCGCTGCTGCTGCTTGGATTCGAGGACGTGTGTCGCGCGGCCGACGCCGTTCCGTTTGTCACCCGCTACGGCCCGATCGGTCTCGAAGGGATCGATGCGCTGCTGGTCGAGCACACGCGGAAGAAGAAGCTGAACACCAAGGGGCTGGCGCTGCTGCCGCCAGGCGGCGGGTGGCTGTACGCCGAGTTTGGCGGTGAGACCGCCGCCGAAGCGGAGGCGAAGGCCGAGGCGTTGATGGAGGGATTCGGCTCCCGTCCAGATGCCCCGGCGATGCGGCTGTTCCGCGATGCGCTGGAGAGTCAGCATGCGTGGAGCGTCAGGGAGTCGGCGCTCGGTGCGACCTCCTTCGTACCCGGCGAGGGTCATAACTGGGAGGGGTGGGAAGACGCCGCGGTGCCGCCGGAGCGGCTTGGCGACTACCTGCGGGACTTCCGAAAGCTCATGGCGGCGTTTGGCCTGCATGGCGCGCTGTATGGGCATTTCGGACAGGGCTGCGTGCATACGCGGATCAACTTCGACCTCAAGTCGACTGAGGGCATCGCTGCGTACCGCCGATTTGTCGAACAAGCCGCCGACCTGGTGGTCGGCTACGGCGGATCGCTCTCGGGTGAGCACGGCGACGGGCAGTCCCGGGCAGAACTGCTGCCGCGGATGTTCGGGGAGGAACTGGTTCAAGCCTTTCGCGAGTTCAAGGCGATCTGGGATCCGGACAATTGCATGAACCCGGGCAAGGTCGTCAACCCTTACCGCCTCGACGAGAACCTGCGGATGCCGCAATACCGCCCGCCGCAGGTGGCGAGCCGATTCGCGTATCCGATCGAAGGCAGCTTTAGCGAAGCGGCCGTGCGCTGTGTCGGCGTGGGGAAGTGCCGCAAGACCGACATCGGGTCCATGTGCCCCTCGTACATGGTGACGCGGGATGAGCAGCACTCGACGCGCGGCCGGGCGCATCTGTTGTTCGAGATGCTCCAGGGCGACGTCGTCAAGGACGGCTTCCACAGCGAGGCGGTGCGCGAGGCGCTGGACCTCTGCCTGTCATGTAAGAGCTGCAAGAGCGAATGTCCGGTGGGCGTCGACATGGCCGCCTACAAGGCGGAGTTTCTCTCGCACTACTACGAGGGACGGCGGCGGCCGCTGCGCGCCTTTGCATTCGGGTACATTCATCGGTGGGCCGCGATGGCGGAGTATCTGCCGTGGCTGGCCAACCTCTTCACGCAGGTGCCGCCGTTCAGCACGATGGTGAAATGGGCGCTTGATGTCGCGCCAGAGCGGCGCCTGCCGGCGTTTGCCGCGCGCAGTTTCAGGCGTTCGTTTTCGCCGGCCTCGGGCCGGGGCGACTCGCGTCCGCGAGTGCTGCTGTGGGCTGATACGTCCAACAACTACTTCCATCCCGAAGTGGCCAGGGCGGCCGCCGACGTACTCGAGGCGGTCGGCTACCGCGTGGACATTCCACGAAAGCGTCTCTGTTGCGGCCGTCCGCTCTACGATCACGGCCTGCTCGACGCAGCCCGCCGTCAACTGGCCGATATTCTCGAGAGCCTGCGCGCCGACATCGACGCCGGCGTCCCCATCGTCGGACTCGAGCCAAGCTGCGTGTCTGTGTTCAGGGACGAGCTGTTGCGCTTTTTCCCCGACGACGCGCTCGCCCGGAAGCTGAGCGAGCAGACGTTCTTTCTCACGGAATTCCTGGAGAAGGAAGGCAAGACCGTGCCTGCGACGCTCTCGGGCCGAGCCGTTGTGCAGGCGCACTGCCACCACAAGGCGTCGCTCCGGATAGACGACGAAATCGCCGTGCTGAAGAAGCTGGGGCTCGACTTCACGCTGCTCGATGCGGGCTGCTGCGGCATGGCCGGCGCGTTTGGGTTCGAGCGCAGTCACTACGACGTCTCGATCCAGGCAGGGGAACGGGGGCTGCTGCCCGCGGTGCGCGCCGCCTCGGACGACACGTACATCGTATCGAACGGGTTCAGCTGTCGCGAGCAGGTGACGCAGGCGACCGGTCGCCGCGTATGGCACATTGCCGAGTTGCTGCGTAAGGGCTTGGGGCGATAG
- a CDS encoding VTT domain-containing protein, with protein sequence MLDLIQDFFRFVYNVPKLIEVGGLVGLMFVIFSETGLMVGFFLPGDSLLVTAGVVASSGLLNIYTLIPALILAAVCGNATGYYIGKRAGQALYSRPDSLFFRRQHLIRTHEFYERHGGKTIILAQFVPIVRTFAPVVAGAANMTYRRFASFNVVGAIVWITTMTLTGYVLGSVIPNIDKNIHIVVAIVIALSLMPAVIAWFRSRTAKN encoded by the coding sequence GTGCTCGACTTGATTCAGGATTTCTTCCGTTTCGTCTATAACGTCCCGAAGCTCATCGAGGTCGGCGGGCTCGTCGGGCTGATGTTCGTGATCTTCTCGGAGACTGGCCTGATGGTCGGCTTCTTCCTGCCGGGTGATTCCCTGCTGGTCACAGCGGGTGTCGTCGCCTCGAGCGGGTTATTGAACATTTATACGCTGATCCCGGCACTCATTCTTGCGGCCGTCTGCGGCAATGCCACCGGGTACTACATCGGCAAGCGTGCCGGGCAGGCGCTGTACAGCCGGCCCGATTCGTTGTTCTTCCGCCGCCAGCACCTGATACGCACGCACGAGTTCTACGAACGGCACGGCGGCAAGACCATCATCCTCGCGCAGTTCGTCCCGATCGTGCGGACGTTCGCCCCGGTGGTCGCGGGTGCGGCGAACATGACCTACCGCCGCTTTGCCTCGTTTAACGTGGTTGGCGCCATCGTATGGATTACGACCATGACGCTCACCGGGTACGTACTCGGCAGCGTCATTCCCAACATCGACAAGAATATCCACATCGTCGTCGCGATCGTGATCGCGCTGTCGCTGATGCCGGCAGTCATCGCGTGGTTCCGCTCGAGGACCGCGAAGAACTAA